The Haloplanus sp. CK5-1 genome contains a region encoding:
- a CDS encoding transposase encodes MSSATLQDDPSVESFFNAVETETLALFEHLSFEFLEGFDVFAPAETGRTRDLEPPEMMRGFLHCYYKNIYGIRPVARELNNTVVWLSCSFDRPPSRDAVDRFLTDLEHVVDRVFDHLVEQAALRGLLDLTYSIDSTDVRAMPADPDASKCYDPTDDEYYYGYGCTIVSTGQKIPIAAEFTESKQAPEETAMRVTRDALAVGKPMWMLGDSAYDTLDWHDHLLAAGVVPVAPYNPRNTDDPKDIEYRVEDRIEKHSNDVQLKQSTLDETYNRRSGVERTNESVKGCGLGRTHARGRVHARAQVFLALCLRLVVAITNYERGDNPGSTIITV; translated from the coding sequence ATGAGTTCAGCGACCCTGCAAGATGATCCTTCGGTAGAATCGTTCTTCAATGCCGTGGAAACGGAGACGTTGGCGTTGTTCGAGCACCTCTCCTTCGAGTTTCTTGAAGGGTTCGACGTGTTCGCCCCGGCGGAGACGGGGCGAACACGAGATCTTGAGCCGCCCGAGATGATGCGTGGCTTTCTCCATTGCTATTACAAGAACATCTACGGTATCCGTCCGGTTGCACGAGAACTGAACAACACCGTTGTCTGGCTCAGCTGTAGCTTCGATCGACCGCCGTCGAGAGACGCGGTCGATCGATTCCTCACTGATCTTGAGCACGTTGTTGACCGGGTCTTCGACCATCTCGTCGAGCAGGCCGCCTTGCGGGGCCTGCTCGACTTGACGTATTCTATCGATTCAACCGACGTGAGAGCGATGCCCGCCGATCCAGACGCATCGAAGTGCTATGATCCAACCGATGACGAGTACTACTACGGCTACGGCTGCACGATCGTCTCAACCGGGCAAAAGATCCCGATTGCAGCCGAGTTCACCGAGAGCAAACAAGCACCAGAAGAGACGGCGATGCGCGTCACGCGTGACGCGCTCGCCGTCGGGAAACCGATGTGGATGCTTGGAGACAGTGCCTACGACACGCTCGACTGGCACGACCACCTGCTGGCCGCAGGGGTCGTGCCAGTCGCTCCGTACAATCCACGAAACACCGACGACCCGAAAGATATCGAGTACAGGGTAGAAGACCGCATTGAAAAACACAGCAACGACGTTCAGCTGAAGCAATCAACGCTAGACGAGACGTACAACCGCCGGAGTGGCGTCGAACGAACCAACGAATCAGTCAAGGGCTGCGGCCTCGGGCGAACGCACGCCCGAGGCCGCGTCCATGCACGAGCGCAGGTGTTCCTCGCGTTGTGTCTGCGCCTCGTCGTCGCAATCACCAACTACGAACGCGGAGACAATCCGGGAAGCACAATCATCACGGTGTGA
- a CDS encoding calcium-binding protein encodes MVERDEEREERIKMEIIVDAYHEHEQAMGWHIYLEETMDFPFEARCTEEQEVSPLDEGETVRVIGKPSSEPSLRQQFVTIKWMDGEFGVPLSQLEPVDASDDTEQAVSDWHYWLNR; translated from the coding sequence ATGGTCGAACGAGACGAGGAACGCGAAGAGCGCATCAAGATGGAGATTATCGTGGACGCCTATCATGAGCACGAACAGGCGATGGGGTGGCATATCTATCTGGAGGAGACGATGGACTTCCCCTTTGAGGCCCGCTGTACCGAGGAGCAGGAGGTGTCGCCGCTGGATGAGGGCGAGACAGTTCGTGTAATCGGCAAACCATCATCGGAGCCCTCGCTCCGCCAGCAGTTCGTGACCATCAAATGGATGGACGGAGAGTTCGGGGTGCCGTTGAGTCAACTGGAACCAGTTGACGCCAGTGACGACACCGAGCAGGCCGTGTCGGACTGGCACTACTGGCTCAACCGCTGA
- a CDS encoding IS5 family transposase: MEVDLLDFVEQCRHLVKQALGKHAGEPASGGFARWKHVVIHCFRLEDGHSYRETPNRLEYMAEIRDVLDLDRDDLPDYSTIYKSFDRLEMWVWRALLRVSAQQHPQSGHAALDSTFFDRRSASSYYRQRSGSNVQTLKVTTLTDRKSLAVLDVHISARWKHDTKTGPQVVRRNADDLLSVAADKAFHNWITKYEFYALGVEPLILQRGSRPLTLGHNALIRAKGYSQRWMAETSYSTTKRSLGDAVRALGWYRQFREIVLMFAISNIEPLCEPL; this comes from the coding sequence ATGGAAGTCGATCTCCTCGACTTCGTTGAGCAGTGTCGGCACCTAGTCAAACAAGCGTTGGGGAAGCACGCGGGCGAGCCCGCCAGCGGCGGGTTCGCCCGCTGGAAACACGTCGTTATCCACTGTTTCCGGCTCGAAGACGGCCACAGCTACCGTGAAACGCCGAATCGGCTGGAGTACATGGCTGAGATTCGTGACGTACTCGACTTAGATCGGGACGATCTGCCAGACTACAGCACGATCTACAAATCGTTCGACCGGCTGGAGATGTGGGTCTGGCGGGCGTTGCTGCGCGTTTCCGCGCAGCAACACCCGCAGTCTGGTCACGCTGCACTCGACAGCACGTTCTTCGACCGCCGCTCAGCCTCGTCGTACTACCGCCAGCGGTCGGGAAGTAACGTACAGACACTGAAAGTGACGACACTAACCGATAGAAAGTCTCTTGCTGTTCTTGACGTACATATCTCGGCCCGGTGGAAACACGATACGAAGACCGGGCCGCAGGTCGTCCGCCGGAACGCGGACGACCTGCTGTCCGTGGCTGCTGACAAAGCCTTCCACAACTGGATCACGAAATACGAGTTCTACGCCCTCGGTGTCGAGCCACTCATCTTACAGCGTGGATCGAGACCGTTGACGCTAGGACATAACGCGCTCATCCGGGCAAAAGGCTACTCTCAGCGCTGGATGGCCGAAACATCGTATTCGACAACGAAGCGCTCGCTCGGCGATGCCGTGCGAGCGCTCGGCTGGTATCGACAGTTCCGTGAAATCGTCCTTATGTTCGCCATCTCTAACATAGAACCGCTCTGTGAGCCACTCTAG
- a CDS encoding HNH endonuclease signature motif containing protein yields the protein MPSDRLRSIVPMFGGATSYVETLDAILEFVESHQPTTDELVGWHRGTFTNVSSRDSIMRRVRYLQQVGFLQQEQTGWELGPAGTEYVENQDTATLLRIMCNRNVGLRSLLYALSAGPMSIAEVSDQQLDTHPELGWARGETDMAKQRANWLRSMGLVEKHGDEYGLTAEGRQFVEDAVEEWADTAWTSDAAAHDLTAGTYETTAHARAVDPEFRATVLSRHERTCPVSGVDHPGLLDVAHVLPWSDYPEYRADLLNVLPLSKTHHAAFDRDLFTIDQDYRLRVNPSFETGSDLLQRTIIDQAGERVPIPDRSLDPDYVSQHNAALEWV from the coding sequence ATGCCATCGGATCGCCTCCGAAGTATCGTCCCGATGTTCGGCGGAGCGACCAGTTACGTCGAGACACTGGATGCCATCCTAGAATTCGTCGAGTCTCACCAGCCGACGACGGACGAGCTCGTCGGGTGGCATCGCGGGACGTTCACGAACGTGTCGAGCCGTGACTCGATTATGCGCCGGGTCAGGTATTTGCAACAAGTCGGCTTCCTCCAGCAGGAACAGACCGGATGGGAACTCGGTCCGGCGGGCACAGAGTATGTGGAGAACCAGGATACGGCGACGTTACTCCGGATCATGTGTAACCGGAACGTTGGCCTTCGGAGTCTCTTGTATGCGCTCTCTGCTGGACCAATGTCGATTGCCGAAGTAAGCGACCAGCAACTGGATACGCACCCGGAATTGGGGTGGGCTCGTGGGGAGACGGATATGGCCAAGCAGCGGGCGAACTGGCTCCGAAGCATGGGACTCGTCGAGAAGCACGGTGATGAGTACGGACTCACAGCAGAAGGCCGACAGTTTGTCGAAGACGCGGTTGAGGAGTGGGCAGATACGGCGTGGACATCGGATGCAGCTGCACACGATCTGACCGCCGGCACCTACGAAACAACAGCCCATGCCCGCGCTGTCGATCCGGAGTTCCGTGCGACGGTGCTCTCACGCCACGAGCGAACTTGTCCTGTCTCGGGGGTTGACCATCCCGGGTTATTGGACGTAGCTCATGTGCTGCCGTGGAGCGACTACCCGGAGTATCGGGCCGACCTGTTGAATGTCCTGCCGCTCAGTAAGACACATCACGCGGCGTTCGATCGAGACCTATTCACGATCGATCAGGACTACCGGCTGCGGGTGAATCCGTCATTCGAGACAGGGAGCGATCTGTTACAACGGACGATTATCGATCAGGCAGGCGAACGAGTGCCAATACCCGATAGAAGTCTGGACCCGGACTACGTCAGTCAGCATAACGCGGCGCTTGAGTGGGTATGA
- a CDS encoding MBL fold metallo-hydrolase, which translates to MVETVTATRLRDRIDAGESFTLLDTRPEESYGAWHIRDAIQYTYDPDSEFDAEAFRSRTGLTPDDEIVTICAKGISSFDMATQLQDTGYENVTVVEDGMEGWSEVYDIVEIPAVGDVEIVQFQRRAKGCLSYLIGDPASSVAAVVDPTRHVERVAAAASDRGYSIEFVFDTHVHADHVSGGRELADNVGATYYLGADAADRGVAYDYRPLERNEVVAVGDHDIKAVPSPGHTSEIVSYLVDDEAVLTGDTLFVDSVGRTELQFGNSDADAGAKLLYESLHETLLAEPDSVTVLPGHFSIEADGTTDVTPGKPVSTTIGQVRTELELLTVDRKTFVRQLTAALPEKPPNYERIIDINAGRDAADEAATTELELGPNNCAATGD; encoded by the coding sequence ATGGTCGAGACAGTCACAGCCACACGGCTTCGAGACAGGATCGACGCGGGAGAGTCTTTCACGCTGCTGGATACCCGCCCCGAGGAGAGCTATGGGGCCTGGCACATTCGGGACGCGATCCAGTACACGTACGACCCCGACTCTGAGTTCGACGCCGAGGCGTTTCGGTCCCGGACAGGGCTCACACCGGACGACGAAATCGTCACCATCTGTGCGAAGGGAATCTCGTCGTTCGACATGGCCACACAACTCCAAGACACCGGCTACGAGAACGTCACCGTTGTCGAGGACGGCATGGAGGGCTGGAGCGAAGTGTACGACATCGTCGAGATCCCGGCGGTGGGTGACGTGGAAATCGTCCAGTTCCAGCGGCGTGCGAAGGGCTGTCTGAGCTACCTGATCGGCGATCCGGCGTCGTCCGTGGCGGCCGTCGTCGATCCGACGCGACACGTCGAACGGGTAGCCGCAGCGGCTTCGGACCGGGGCTACTCGATCGAGTTCGTCTTTGATACGCACGTCCACGCCGACCACGTCTCCGGGGGGCGCGAACTCGCCGACAACGTCGGCGCAACCTACTATCTCGGAGCTGACGCAGCCGATCGAGGCGTCGCCTACGACTACCGGCCGCTGGAGCGAAACGAGGTCGTCGCGGTCGGTGACCACGATATCAAGGCCGTCCCGTCGCCCGGCCACACCTCCGAAATCGTGAGCTATCTCGTGGATGACGAGGCGGTTCTGACGGGTGATACACTATTCGTGGACTCGGTCGGCCGTACCGAACTGCAGTTCGGCAACAGTGACGCCGACGCCGGTGCAAAACTGCTCTACGAGTCGCTTCACGAGACGCTGCTAGCCGAACCTGACTCAGTCACCGTCTTGCCGGGCCATTTCTCCATCGAAGCTGACGGGACGACCGACGTGACTCCCGGTAAACCCGTCTCGACGACGATCGGCCAGGTGCGCACAGAACTCGAACTGCTGACCGTTGACCGCAAGACGTTCGTGCGCCAACTTACCGCCGCCCTCCCTGAGAAGCCGCCGAACTACGAGCGGATCATCGATATCAATGCCGGCCGGGACGCCGCCGATGAGGCGGCGACGACAGAACTGGAACTCGGCCCGAACAACTGCGCGGCGACCGGGGACTAA
- a CDS encoding DUF429 domain-containing protein: protein MTARPNDSFVGVDACSGGWFATILSDDGVSTSLYNDFGNLVEDNGDALQVLVDIPIGLPTEERRKCDEQAKELLGCRGITAFYPPCKNALDSDDYKTASTAHEEAMDHGLSRQAYNIGDAIQDVAAVVGNEYDGVIRESHPELCFYALNGQPIAYSKSSERGQAMRTQLLRNVLNGMGAVRKDAREKHHVKDVSDDDILDSMVLAVAARKTTLRTVPGAPDDNEPRIYYPEPKTGYLEAESV, encoded by the coding sequence ATGACTGCTCGTCCTAACGATTCCTTCGTCGGCGTTGATGCCTGTTCCGGTGGCTGGTTTGCCACCATCCTCTCGGACGACGGTGTCAGCACCTCTCTCTACAACGACTTCGGGAACCTAGTTGAGGATAACGGGGATGCACTTCAAGTCCTCGTCGATATCCCGATCGGACTGCCAACGGAAGAGCGCCGGAAGTGTGATGAACAGGCGAAGGAACTCCTTGGATGCCGCGGGATCACGGCCTTCTATCCGCCGTGTAAAAATGCGCTCGACAGTGACGACTACAAGACTGCCAGCACGGCACACGAGGAAGCGATGGACCATGGCCTCTCCCGGCAGGCGTACAATATTGGGGACGCAATCCAGGACGTCGCAGCAGTCGTCGGTAATGAGTACGACGGCGTGATTCGGGAGAGCCATCCCGAACTGTGTTTCTATGCGTTGAACGGACAGCCAATCGCGTACTCGAAATCCTCCGAACGAGGACAAGCGATGCGAACTCAACTCCTCCGGAATGTCCTCAATGGTATGGGAGCCGTCCGTAAGGACGCCCGAGAGAAGCATCACGTGAAAGACGTGAGTGATGACGATATTCTAGACTCAATGGTTCTCGCAGTTGCGGCCCGCAAAACAACGCTGCGGACCGTACCCGGAGCGCCGGATGACAACGAACCACGGATCTATTACCCGGAACCGAAGACAGGGTATCTCGAAGCGGAGTCAGTATAA